The Skermanella pratensis genome has a window encoding:
- a CDS encoding adenine nucleotide alpha hydrolase, producing MSAPEAQARLVAALDRHPELVIAVSGGVDSMTLAFVAHRFSRSHVSMLHAVSPAVPPHATARVRAHAAREDWALTVADAGEFADPRYRANPVDRCFFCKSNLYDRIRSVTQGTVASGTNLDDLGDFRPGLKAASQRGVVHPFVEAGVDKATVRALARLHGLDDLAELPAQPCLSSRVETGIAIDADDLGFIDQVETAVAALVPSGASVRCRITHAGVALELDDPETSGDAAGRLASDLCARTGRTFSGVRPYRRGSAFLRGTS from the coding sequence ATGAGCGCGCCGGAAGCCCAAGCCCGCCTGGTGGCGGCGCTCGACCGGCATCCCGAACTGGTGATCGCGGTTTCCGGCGGGGTGGACAGCATGACGCTGGCCTTCGTGGCGCACCGGTTCTCCCGCAGCCATGTTTCCATGCTGCACGCGGTTTCCCCGGCCGTCCCGCCCCACGCCACGGCGCGCGTCCGCGCCCATGCCGCGCGGGAGGACTGGGCGCTCACGGTCGCCGATGCGGGGGAGTTCGCCGACCCGCGCTACCGCGCCAACCCGGTGGACCGCTGCTTCTTCTGCAAGTCGAACCTTTACGACCGCATCCGCTCGGTCACCCAAGGGACGGTCGCGTCCGGCACCAACCTGGACGATCTCGGCGATTTCCGCCCCGGGCTGAAGGCGGCGTCCCAGCGGGGCGTCGTGCATCCCTTCGTGGAAGCCGGTGTCGACAAGGCGACGGTGCGGGCGCTCGCCCGGCTCCACGGCCTGGACGACCTGGCCGAGTTGCCGGCCCAACCCTGCCTGTCCAGCCGGGTCGAGACCGGGATCGCCATCGACGCCGACGACCTGGGCTTCATCGATCAGGTCGAGACCGCCGTCGCGGCCCTGGTCCCGTCGGGCGCCAGCGTCCGCTGCCGGATCACCCATGCCGGCGTCGCCCTGGAACTGGACGACCCCGAGACCTCCGGCGACGCCGCCGGTCGCCTGGCCTCGGACCTGTGCGCCCGCACCGGCCGCACCTTCAGCGGCGTCCGGCCCTATCGCCGCGGTTCCGCCTTCCTGCGCGGCACGTCATGA
- a CDS encoding LarC family nickel insertion protein, giving the protein MTLRHIHLDAVGGIAGDMFVAALVDAVPALRDRVLGDAAAVLPSGAGAPAFSAGASSGISVLRFGLEGGQDGHGDHHDGYGSYRHMVGLIREARLAEGTAGHAVAILTLLAEAEAGIHGVPVDQVHFHEIGDWDSLMDVVAAGSVAAALDTAWGATWSVSDLPLGGGRVRAAHGLLPVPAPATARLLEGFEWRDDGVSGERVTPTGAAILRHLVTGPGRPGGRLEATGSGAGTRELPGMPNILRALVFDTGSAAAARDAGQEVAVLSFDIDDMTGEEIGVAADRLRALDGVLDLALAPLTGKKGRPLTGFRLLVRPDALALVRERCLLETSTIGLRWRMERRTVLPRRTSGETVRIKRVERPGGTTTAKAESDDLAGIDGLAARRARKSEVETGR; this is encoded by the coding sequence ATGACCCTCCGCCACATCCACCTGGACGCCGTCGGCGGAATCGCCGGCGACATGTTCGTGGCGGCCCTGGTCGATGCGGTGCCGGCGCTCCGGGACCGGGTGCTTGGGGACGCCGCCGCCGTGCTGCCGTCCGGCGCCGGAGCGCCGGCCTTCTCCGCCGGCGCCAGCTCCGGGATTTCCGTGCTGCGCTTCGGCCTGGAAGGCGGGCAGGACGGCCATGGGGATCATCACGACGGCTACGGCAGCTACCGGCACATGGTCGGCCTGATCCGGGAGGCCCGCCTTGCCGAGGGAACCGCCGGCCACGCCGTCGCGATCCTGACCCTGCTGGCGGAAGCGGAAGCGGGGATCCACGGCGTTCCGGTCGATCAGGTCCATTTCCACGAGATCGGCGACTGGGACAGCCTGATGGACGTGGTCGCGGCCGGCTCGGTCGCCGCGGCGCTCGACACCGCCTGGGGCGCCACCTGGAGCGTTTCCGACCTGCCGCTGGGCGGCGGGCGGGTGCGCGCCGCCCACGGTCTGCTGCCGGTGCCCGCCCCGGCGACCGCGCGCCTCCTGGAAGGGTTCGAGTGGCGCGACGACGGCGTGTCCGGCGAGCGGGTGACCCCCACCGGCGCCGCCATCCTGCGCCACCTGGTGACCGGTCCCGGCCGTCCCGGCGGCCGGCTGGAGGCGACCGGAAGCGGGGCCGGAACCCGGGAGCTGCCGGGCATGCCCAACATCCTGCGGGCACTGGTGTTCGACACGGGAAGCGCCGCGGCGGCCCGGGACGCCGGGCAGGAGGTGGCCGTGCTCAGCTTCGACATCGACGACATGACGGGGGAGGAGATCGGCGTCGCGGCAGACCGCCTCCGCGCGCTGGACGGCGTGCTGGACCTGGCGCTGGCGCCGCTGACCGGCAAGAAGGGCCGCCCGCTGACCGGGTTCCGCCTGCTGGTGCGCCCCGACGCGCTGGCCCTCGTCCGGGAGCGCTGCCTGCTTGAGACCTCCACCATCGGCCTGCGCTGGCGGATGGAGCGGCGGACGGTCCTGCCGCGCCGGACCTCAGGCGAAACGGTCCGGATCAAGCGGGTCGAGCGGCCCGGCGGCACCACCACCGCCAAGGCGGAGAGCGACGATCTCGCCGGGATCGACGGTCTCGCCGCCCGGCGGGCGCGCAAGTCCGAGGTGGAGACGGGGCGATGA
- the larB gene encoding nickel pincer cofactor biosynthesis protein LarB, which yields MRDGIGIVAAGTSDLPVAREAARTLEFLGFSAPVIADVGVAGLWRLMRRLEEIRGWRVVIATAGMEGALFSVLAGLVDAPVIAVPTSVGYGVAAGGTVALHTALASCAPGVLTVNIDNGFGAAAAAVKIMNKM from the coding sequence GTGCGGGACGGGATCGGCATCGTCGCCGCCGGCACCTCCGACCTGCCCGTCGCCCGCGAGGCCGCCCGGACCCTCGAATTCCTGGGGTTCTCGGCCCCGGTGATCGCCGATGTCGGCGTCGCCGGCCTGTGGCGCCTGATGCGCCGGCTGGAGGAGATCCGCGGCTGGCGCGTCGTGATCGCGACGGCCGGCATGGAAGGGGCGCTGTTCAGCGTGCTCGCCGGGCTGGTCGACGCTCCGGTGATCGCCGTTCCCACGTCGGTCGGCTATGGCGTCGCCGCCGGCGGAACGGTCGCGCTGCACACGGCGCTCGCGTCCTGCGCTCCGGGTGTCCTGACCGTCAACATCGACAACGGCTTCGGCGCGGCAGCGGCGGCCGTGAAAATAATGAATAAAATGTGA
- a CDS encoding FHA domain-containing protein gives MFSWKKHARYEVVAEQAGHASIDGIFETEHEAVERATYLLSLAKFTRVQVVQVAKHTQTVVFERASQTGGTGIVGITAIEDAHFCTDVLDVYGYPSRMTLLRLTRRHADREIAILCETLHDYLALRTIEREGMLLNSGITRLARVQSREVATVAAERERELGALWLRVKQLAQTSDSLAGYGKLLIQKGLGAFQEQVASTCAPAECDRVVSYAFARLLEGHRDWGTKTRALIQVLEEDDGDAAGIAWVDQVLAETIDGRDPIKALIGYSPDLGAALGSLLATLNGRLDDRHPFTPVLMDLSNALARWHLPEVETALLRRVAIGLNGSHPLTREGPIADAAALRRIVAGLTCFSGFRGGPDMSQALLRRAKTALRFGEADLPFETAVQQLCGSLKGPGAQIGFLLDLAETDLGRQKGVFLFGSLSRIFSRLRSARDLAPAHVPAEDIRREFGGRLRRAGIPRDLADQLMYKISALPAEAPSALLR, from the coding sequence ATGTTCTCCTGGAAGAAGCATGCCCGGTACGAGGTGGTCGCGGAGCAGGCAGGCCATGCGAGCATCGACGGCATCTTCGAGACGGAGCACGAGGCGGTCGAACGCGCGACCTACCTGCTCAGCCTCGCGAAGTTCACCAGGGTTCAGGTCGTCCAGGTCGCCAAGCATACCCAGACCGTCGTGTTTGAGCGAGCCTCGCAGACCGGCGGGACCGGGATCGTCGGCATCACGGCGATCGAGGACGCCCATTTCTGCACCGACGTGCTGGATGTCTACGGCTATCCCAGCCGCATGACCCTGCTGCGCCTGACGCGCCGCCATGCCGACCGGGAAATCGCGATCCTGTGCGAGACGCTGCACGACTATCTCGCGCTCCGCACGATCGAGCGGGAGGGCATGCTGCTCAATTCCGGCATCACGCGGCTCGCCCGGGTCCAGTCCAGGGAAGTCGCGACGGTCGCCGCCGAGCGCGAGCGGGAGCTTGGCGCCCTGTGGCTGCGCGTGAAGCAGCTTGCCCAGACCTCCGACAGCCTTGCCGGATACGGCAAGCTGCTGATCCAGAAGGGGTTGGGGGCATTCCAGGAGCAGGTGGCATCGACCTGCGCGCCGGCCGAATGCGACCGCGTCGTCAGCTACGCCTTCGCCCGCCTGCTGGAGGGGCATCGCGACTGGGGCACCAAGACCCGCGCGCTGATCCAGGTGCTGGAGGAGGACGACGGCGACGCCGCCGGCATCGCCTGGGTCGATCAGGTCCTGGCGGAGACGATCGACGGCCGCGACCCGATCAAGGCCCTGATCGGCTATTCGCCGGACCTGGGCGCGGCGCTGGGCAGCCTGCTGGCCACGCTGAACGGCCGGCTCGACGACCGCCACCCGTTCACGCCGGTGCTGATGGACCTGAGCAACGCCCTGGCGCGCTGGCACCTGCCGGAGGTCGAGACCGCCCTGCTGCGCCGCGTCGCGATCGGGCTGAACGGCAGCCATCCCCTGACCAGGGAGGGACCGATCGCCGATGCCGCCGCCCTGCGCCGGATCGTCGCCGGCTTGACCTGCTTCAGCGGCTTCCGCGGCGGTCCCGACATGAGCCAGGCGCTCCTCCGCCGGGCCAAGACGGCGCTGCGTTTCGGGGAAGCCGACCTGCCGTTCGAAACGGCGGTCCAGCAGCTCTGCGGCAGCCTCAAGGGACCCGGTGCCCAGATCGGCTTCCTGCTGGACTTGGCGGAGACCGACCTGGGGCGCCAGAAGGGCGTCTTCCTGTTCGGCAGCCTGTCACGCATCTTCTCCCGCCTGCGCAGCGCCCGCGACCTGGCACCCGCCCACGTCCCGGCCGAGGACATCCGCCGCGAATTCGGCGGCCGGCTGCGCCGCGCCGGCATCCCGCGAGACCTCGCCGACCAGTTGATGTACAAGATCTCGGCCCTGCCGGCCGAAGCGCCGAGCGCGCTGCTGCGATAG